One Halioglobus japonicus DNA segment encodes these proteins:
- a CDS encoding DNA-3-methyladenine glycosylase I gives MTKRCTWCGDDPLYVKYHDEEWGVPVWDDQTLFEFLILEGAQAGLSWITILRKREGYRTLFDNFDARKIARYRDSKLDKILLNPAIIRNKLKVYGARKNARAFLETQAEFGIFANYMWNFVDGTPIQNHWKSMKQVPATTALSDTISKDMKKRGFTFVGSTIIYAHMQATGMVNDHTVDCFRHKECAALGKKGP, from the coding sequence ATGACCAAGCGCTGTACCTGGTGTGGAGATGACCCCCTCTATGTTAAATATCACGATGAAGAGTGGGGCGTGCCCGTATGGGACGACCAGACCTTGTTCGAGTTCCTTATTCTGGAAGGCGCTCAGGCTGGGCTTTCATGGATTACCATACTCCGCAAGCGAGAAGGTTACAGGACGCTTTTTGATAATTTCGATGCCCGGAAAATCGCCCGCTATCGTGACAGCAAGCTCGATAAAATCCTGCTGAACCCAGCCATCATCCGCAACAAACTGAAAGTCTATGGCGCCCGAAAAAATGCCCGGGCGTTCCTGGAAACACAGGCCGAATTCGGTATCTTCGCCAACTATATGTGGAACTTCGTCGACGGCACCCCCATCCAGAACCATTGGAAAAGCATGAAGCAGGTGCCCGCCACTACGGCGCTATCGGACACAATTAGCAAGGACATGAAGAAGCGTGGGTTTACCTTCGTGGGATCTACCATCATCTATGCGCACATGCAGGCCACCGGCATGGTCAACGACCACACCGTCGACTGTTTCAGACACAAAGAGTGTGCTGCTCTGGGAAAGAAAGGCCCCTGA
- a CDS encoding enoyl-CoA hydratase/isomerase family protein, whose product MIDSILFTRHGHVAQLTLNKPEKHNSLGQQELEAIQHHLQEVASDRDVRVLVVTGAGEKTFCAGAALNELGAGKISGDHFQATTDMLAQLPIPTIASLNGNVFGGGVELALSCDFRIGVEGSRMRVPAAAIGLCYPISGINRFVERLGVNLAKRILVASETFTAAQMLDIGFLDHLVTSEGRAEKTSALAEHIAGLAPLAVRAMKDILQQAAGQGIDPEAANVLSDLCLESDDLQEGFAAQREKRKPVFSGC is encoded by the coding sequence ATGATTGACTCAATTCTCTTCACTCGACACGGCCACGTGGCCCAACTCACCCTCAATAAGCCCGAGAAGCACAATTCGCTCGGCCAGCAGGAACTAGAGGCGATTCAGCATCATTTGCAGGAAGTAGCGTCAGATCGTGATGTGAGAGTGCTGGTGGTGACCGGCGCTGGCGAGAAAACTTTCTGTGCCGGTGCTGCGCTCAACGAGTTGGGGGCTGGCAAGATCAGCGGCGATCACTTCCAGGCGACGACGGATATGCTGGCCCAGTTGCCCATTCCGACGATTGCCTCGCTCAATGGCAATGTTTTCGGTGGGGGAGTGGAGCTGGCATTGAGCTGTGACTTCCGTATTGGTGTCGAAGGCAGCCGTATGCGGGTCCCTGCCGCGGCCATTGGACTGTGCTATCCGATCAGCGGCATTAATCGCTTTGTAGAGCGCCTAGGTGTGAATCTTGCCAAGCGGATTCTCGTGGCGTCGGAGACGTTTACAGCCGCCCAGATGCTGGACATAGGCTTTCTGGATCATCTAGTTACTTCCGAGGGCCGCGCAGAGAAAACCAGCGCGCTCGCAGAGCACATTGCCGGGCTCGCGCCCCTGGCTGTGCGCGCAATGAAAGACATCCTCCAACAGGCTGCCGGCCAGGGCATTGATCCCGAGGCGGCCAACGTCTTGTCTGACTTGTGCCTTGAATCTGATGATTTGCAGGAGGGCTTCGCTGCCCAGAGGGAGAAGCGTAAGCCGGTGTTTAGTGGATGCTGA
- a CDS encoding FAD:protein FMN transferase: MTSKCRLHVFGRSCSLIITGPRNNGDELIAAAEQELRRLEVKFCSYEQHSLVSQINQVAGTGAFIELDAEARGLFDYATRLWEQSNHLYDPTTRLLQNCYSDNGGLTATESQLQSLLSIIGWSKLEITEAGARLESQGMLIDLNSLVCAYAVDCVRKLLLRDDVASAMIELDQDVITIGKAADGANWLIGVRHPQGVRTAIARLKVNNAGFTKRGDFEKRISFNGENFGRGLSPIDGHPIPGLLSVVVVAENCLTASGAASIARLKTEQAAMAWLDTLGVQWMAIDRELSCHGPLAPR, encoded by the coding sequence ATGACCTCAAAATGCAGGCTCCATGTTTTCGGTCGCTCATGTTCTCTCATTATCACGGGCCCTCGTAACAACGGAGATGAACTGATCGCTGCGGCGGAGCAGGAATTACGACGCCTGGAGGTCAAGTTCTGCTCCTACGAGCAACACTCACTGGTAAGCCAGATAAATCAGGTAGCGGGCACTGGCGCTTTTATAGAACTGGATGCTGAGGCTCGCGGGCTGTTTGATTACGCCACCCGGCTTTGGGAACAAAGCAATCATCTCTACGACCCCACAACACGTTTGCTTCAAAATTGTTATTCCGACAATGGCGGATTAACGGCCACAGAGTCACAACTGCAGAGCCTGTTGTCGATAATTGGATGGTCAAAACTCGAAATCACTGAAGCAGGCGCCAGGCTTGAGAGCCAGGGCATGCTGATCGATCTCAATAGCCTTGTATGTGCCTATGCTGTGGACTGCGTTCGCAAACTTCTTCTGCGAGACGATGTTGCAAGCGCGATGATTGAACTCGACCAGGATGTTATCACCATCGGCAAAGCTGCCGACGGCGCGAACTGGTTGATAGGGGTCCGGCACCCACAGGGCGTACGCACAGCCATTGCACGGCTCAAGGTCAATAACGCGGGGTTCACAAAGCGCGGCGACTTCGAAAAGCGGATCAGTTTTAACGGTGAAAACTTTGGCCGAGGCCTCAGCCCTATCGACGGCCATCCGATTCCCGGGCTGCTAAGCGTAGTAGTAGTCGCCGAGAACTGCCTGACGGCATCAGGGGCTGCAAGTATCGCACGCCTCAAAACCGAGCAGGCAGCTATGGCATGGCTGGATACCCTAGGGGTTCAGTGGATGGCGATCGACCGAGAGCTCTCTTGTCACGGCCCACTCGCGCCACGCTGA
- a CDS encoding ligand-binding sensor domain-containing protein: protein MHIDLRFLTLIAALFLGASGPVYSNYQIVSPTFAQQIAQPTITSLHQDSMRNLWIGTQEGLYKFDGSTLSRFQEARSKEGKVLFSDIRGISESNTGDILVAAYGIGLVSISLNNHAATIVSHSTNFDLTNITSVSKDETSQNWITTRTNVFRLKGTSKLVQVRTDALEQRNSFEIVSITHTQTGNTFIGGSFGLAKFFVSGNSFEKLSTAEIEQQIVAISEGPENSLIVADRTGQISKLSPDFGSSISRIELPEKYDIHIAKVLWIDNALFVLTNKGIYIFSSNLKLAEVIRAENTSLGNDSVMALLKTDSELWIGTYQGLYAATKIEMELHSAQSSGIHPEVLAFTKDSSGQLWIGTYNGLFRLDESGFHERFDKGHPNALTDHRIMTLTTIGESIWVGYQEHGIDLVHTNSGLVERPLPTSAKSLAVTSILQSNSGHIWIATYNSGLYLLSNGELVRDLSIDDASVTLVKEVSDGEIYAVSEKRIYRLSKDVSEFQVVDIKFDGLESAPRILALQSGAGGDLYIGTKDHGLFYVKFESDSESLSAMARAISKENSNTTVYSIEIDDLGRIWTATQKGVLLFSHDKTPLRHFLVKDGLQGNDFNFAASFKDDDGNLYFGGVNGYNKIFPQDVSTEIKSPQLRVTSIKSQAIDVQTNFGSEKAEVHLKHDDMFMMFKFSVLDYIAHDSYEYRYRLLGLQEEWVYSGRDHSATYTNLPAGGYRFEIQATNLEGTWSTESSMVHVNVATAPWRTWWAYTGYLILILGVLGILRKLYDAISIKNKALEYAHEMSVAANLAENEMSQHFEFQRERRDAISSHFDERLKLQSDSAPISPSDCHTQSWLIANSLRVLDMYFSKVPMQRGVDLQRFVELAIEDICDSRELKRTNVISINRVEPLCIPFEQTPPMTVALYRSIWGSLSLIGKLETTDFFLEVDSNIFEYMSGNSTFRACSSVAPVNPDLSTDFQLSALGDLDNAIGGLCEITFDPNQQKLEIHVFGPKPRAH, encoded by the coding sequence ATGCACATCGATCTAAGATTCTTAACCTTGATAGCAGCTCTCTTTCTCGGAGCCAGCGGTCCGGTCTACTCGAACTATCAAATAGTTTCCCCAACATTCGCTCAGCAAATTGCGCAGCCAACAATTACCTCATTACATCAAGATTCAATGAGAAACTTGTGGATTGGCACACAAGAAGGACTGTACAAATTTGATGGGAGTACTCTATCTAGGTTTCAGGAAGCCAGGTCAAAGGAAGGCAAAGTCCTCTTCTCCGACATTCGCGGAATTAGCGAGTCCAATACGGGTGATATCTTGGTGGCCGCATACGGCATTGGGCTGGTCTCAATTTCACTCAACAATCATGCAGCAACGATTGTTAGCCATAGTACGAATTTCGACTTAACCAATATAACCAGTGTATCGAAAGACGAGACTTCTCAGAATTGGATCACTACTCGCACTAACGTATTCAGGCTCAAGGGGACATCAAAGTTAGTTCAAGTCCGTACCGACGCCCTCGAACAGCGAAACTCCTTCGAAATTGTTTCAATAACACATACACAAACAGGAAACACTTTTATTGGAGGCTCGTTCGGTCTAGCCAAATTTTTCGTCAGTGGGAACTCGTTTGAGAAGCTATCCACAGCCGAGATCGAGCAGCAAATAGTTGCCATAAGTGAAGGGCCTGAGAATTCGCTGATAGTTGCTGACCGCACAGGGCAGATTTCTAAACTTTCACCAGACTTCGGATCAAGTATCTCTCGCATTGAACTTCCGGAAAAGTATGACATTCACATCGCGAAAGTACTCTGGATCGACAATGCTCTATTTGTTTTGACCAACAAAGGGATCTATATTTTTTCGAGCAATCTTAAGTTAGCAGAGGTAATCAGAGCCGAAAATACGTCTTTAGGCAACGACTCAGTAATGGCCCTGCTGAAAACTGACTCCGAGCTATGGATAGGCACCTACCAGGGTCTCTACGCCGCAACGAAAATCGAAATGGAGCTTCATAGCGCACAAAGCTCTGGAATACACCCAGAGGTGCTGGCATTTACGAAAGATTCATCGGGACAATTATGGATTGGCACCTACAACGGACTATTTAGACTCGATGAATCAGGTTTTCATGAAAGATTTGACAAGGGCCATCCAAATGCTCTCACTGACCACCGTATCATGACGTTAACAACTATTGGTGAGTCAATTTGGGTCGGTTATCAGGAACATGGTATCGACCTAGTACACACAAATTCCGGGCTTGTAGAGCGCCCTTTACCGACTTCAGCAAAAAGCCTCGCTGTCACTTCAATACTTCAATCGAACTCAGGCCACATCTGGATAGCCACATACAACTCTGGCTTGTATCTGCTTTCAAATGGAGAGTTAGTTCGTGATTTATCAATTGATGACGCTTCAGTGACTTTAGTCAAAGAGGTATCTGATGGAGAAATCTATGCTGTAAGTGAGAAGCGCATATATCGTCTTTCGAAAGACGTGTCTGAGTTTCAAGTGGTCGACATAAAGTTCGATGGTCTCGAAAGTGCCCCTCGAATCCTCGCCCTTCAAAGTGGCGCCGGCGGCGATCTTTATATTGGCACCAAAGATCACGGCTTATTTTATGTAAAGTTCGAGAGCGACAGTGAGTCGCTGAGCGCTATGGCTAGAGCTATCTCCAAAGAAAACTCGAACACCACTGTTTACAGCATCGAAATTGACGATTTAGGTCGAATATGGACTGCAACTCAGAAGGGGGTTCTCTTGTTCAGCCATGACAAAACACCGCTACGCCACTTCTTGGTAAAAGACGGACTTCAAGGAAATGATTTCAATTTCGCTGCATCATTCAAAGACGACGATGGGAACTTATACTTTGGAGGAGTCAATGGTTACAACAAAATTTTCCCCCAAGATGTATCAACGGAAATCAAGTCGCCCCAACTGAGAGTTACAAGTATCAAGTCACAGGCAATTGATGTTCAAACAAACTTTGGCTCAGAAAAAGCGGAAGTACACTTAAAGCATGACGATATGTTCATGATGTTCAAGTTTTCAGTCCTGGACTACATTGCACATGACTCATATGAATATCGATATCGCCTCCTTGGCCTACAAGAGGAGTGGGTGTATTCAGGAAGAGATCACTCCGCCACTTACACAAACCTACCCGCTGGCGGATATCGCTTTGAGATCCAAGCAACAAACTTGGAAGGAACATGGAGCACCGAGTCTTCGATGGTACACGTTAATGTCGCAACTGCCCCATGGAGAACCTGGTGGGCATATACTGGCTACCTAATCCTGATTCTTGGCGTCCTCGGCATTCTTCGAAAGCTCTACGATGCTATTTCCATAAAGAACAAAGCCCTAGAATACGCTCATGAAATGTCAGTGGCAGCAAATTTAGCCGAGAATGAAATGTCACAGCATTTCGAGTTCCAGAGAGAAAGACGCGATGCTATATCCTCACATTTCGATGAGCGACTCAAGTTACAATCAGATAGCGCTCCCATATCGCCGAGCGACTGCCATACGCAATCATGGCTGATCGCCAACTCCCTTCGCGTATTAGATATGTACTTTTCAAAAGTACCAATGCAACGCGGAGTGGACTTGCAAAGATTCGTGGAACTCGCAATAGAAGATATATGCGATTCGCGAGAGCTAAAGCGAACCAATGTGATAAGCATTAATAGAGTTGAACCGCTATGTATACCCTTCGAACAAACTCCGCCAATGACAGTGGCGCTATATAGGTCAATTTGGGGCAGCTTATCTCTAATAGGCAAGCTCGAGACGACGGATTTCTTTCTAGAGGTGGATAGTAATATTTTCGAGTACATGAGCGGAAATTCGACTTTTCGAGCTTGCTCATCAGTAGCGCCAGTAAATCCGGATTTGTCTACAGATTTTCAGCTTTCGGCTCTCGGAGATCTGGATAATGCAATTGGAGGTCTGTGTGAAATCACATTCGATCCAAACCAACAGAAACTTGAAATTCATGTGTTCGGACCGAAACCACGGGCCCACTAA